A single genomic interval of Nonomuraea rubra harbors:
- a CDS encoding winged helix-turn-helix domain-containing protein, producing the protein MVELQVNQPRWRRVHAIIVERIRRGEYKAGERIPSLVDLIEEFGIANVTGQKVMRALRADGLIRTEPGMGSFVTTAEERKDVEAAQVKRSKFE; encoded by the coding sequence GTGGTGGAGCTGCAGGTGAATCAGCCCAGGTGGCGGCGGGTGCACGCGATCATCGTCGAGCGCATCCGCAGGGGTGAGTACAAGGCGGGGGAACGCATCCCGTCGTTGGTCGACCTCATCGAGGAGTTCGGGATCGCCAACGTCACCGGCCAGAAGGTCATGCGCGCCCTGCGTGCGGACGGCCTGATCCGTACGGAGCCAGGCATGGGCAGCTTCGTGACGACCGCTGAAGAGCGCAAGGACGTCGAAGCCGCGCAGGTGAAGCGCTCAAAGTTTGAGTGA
- a CDS encoding ATP-binding protein, with the protein MLPPTPRLPQARVLIEMDRYFVLHAPRQTGKTTILDALAAELTAEGDIAALMFSCERAKSAGDDYAAAESLVLDSLREAADLSGLPKKLLPPASWPQVTPGSRFGAALREWCRRCPRRVVLLIDEIDALQGNSLVSILSQLRDGHNRRPKGHPFPASVVLCGLRDLRDYKVASGGEPDRSNPASPFNIVAESLRLGDFTTDEIAELYGRHTQATGQEFTKDAVDRVFELTQGQPWLVNALAHEITFKMGVTGTITAGQVEEAKERLIRARATHLDALAARLHEPRVKRVIEPIVAGTVPSMDDTIDDDVSYVHDLGLIPDTRRLEIANPIYREVLLRVLGARTERLVMAHPHSFVLPDGRFDLPRLLEEFVVFWREHGEVLIQQEGYHEAACQIILMAFLHRLVNGGGQLDREYAAGTKRLDVLVRWPYTGPDGERLMQREAMELKVWRAKADDPTSEGLAQLDRYLDRLTLLTGVLVVFDRRPEAPPWKERGAFERAATPSGRQVTVLRV; encoded by the coding sequence ATGCTGCCCCCTACGCCGCGGCTTCCGCAGGCGCGGGTGCTCATCGAGATGGACCGCTACTTCGTGCTGCACGCGCCCCGGCAGACCGGGAAGACCACCATCCTGGACGCCCTGGCCGCCGAGCTGACCGCCGAGGGCGACATCGCCGCCCTGATGTTTTCTTGCGAGCGTGCCAAGTCGGCCGGCGACGACTACGCGGCCGCAGAGTCGCTAGTGCTGGATTCTCTGCGCGAGGCCGCCGATCTGTCGGGTTTGCCGAAGAAGTTGCTACCGCCGGCTTCCTGGCCGCAGGTCACGCCGGGCAGCCGGTTCGGTGCGGCACTACGGGAGTGGTGCCGGCGCTGCCCGCGCCGAGTGGTGCTGCTCATCGACGAGATCGACGCACTGCAGGGAAACAGCCTGGTCAGCATCCTCAGCCAGCTCCGCGACGGCCACAACAGGCGACCGAAGGGCCATCCGTTCCCCGCGTCGGTGGTGTTGTGCGGGTTGCGCGACCTGCGTGACTACAAGGTCGCCTCAGGTGGCGAGCCTGACCGGTCGAACCCGGCGAGCCCGTTCAACATCGTCGCCGAGTCGCTGCGCCTGGGCGACTTCACCACCGACGAGATCGCCGAGCTGTACGGCCGGCACACGCAGGCGACCGGCCAGGAGTTCACCAAGGATGCCGTGGACCGGGTCTTCGAGCTGACCCAGGGCCAGCCCTGGCTGGTCAACGCCCTCGCCCATGAGATCACCTTCAAGATGGGGGTGACCGGCACCATCACCGCCGGGCAGGTGGAGGAGGCCAAGGAGCGGCTGATCCGGGCCCGCGCCACCCACCTGGATGCTCTGGCTGCCCGGCTGCACGAGCCCCGGGTCAAGCGGGTGATCGAACCGATCGTGGCCGGGACGGTGCCGAGCATGGACGACACCATCGACGACGACGTCTCCTACGTCCACGATCTGGGCCTCATCCCGGACACCAGGAGGCTGGAGATCGCCAACCCGATCTATCGGGAGGTCCTGCTACGGGTCCTCGGCGCTCGCACGGAGCGGCTCGTGATGGCCCATCCGCACAGCTTCGTGCTGCCGGACGGCCGGTTCGACCTGCCGCGCCTGCTGGAGGAGTTCGTGGTGTTCTGGCGCGAGCACGGCGAGGTCCTCATTCAGCAGGAGGGCTATCACGAGGCTGCCTGCCAGATCATCCTGATGGCCTTCCTGCACCGGCTGGTCAACGGCGGCGGCCAGCTCGACCGGGAGTACGCCGCCGGCACCAAACGCCTGGACGTGCTGGTCCGCTGGCCGTACACCGGCCCTGACGGAGAGCGGCTGATGCAACGCGAGGCCATGGAGTTGAAGGTCTGGCGAGCCAAGGCAGATGACCCGACATCCGAGGGGCTGGCCCAGCTCGACCGCTACCTGGACCGGCTCACACTCCTCACAGGTGTGCTCGTGGTCTTCGACCGCCGCCCCGAGGCTCCGCCTTGGAAGGAACGGGGCGCCTTCGAGCGGGCCGCCACGCCATCCGGTCGCCAGGTCACCGTCCTACGGGTGTGA
- a CDS encoding Clp protease N-terminal domain-containing protein, translating into MLKRTIRRQPLERLLTTRAQRALDLAGQEARAQGVDRVTGDHLLAALARLGEGVAVTTLGSLGVDLARTPSPAVHAELGRLTELARQEAAGLGHRYVGTEHLLLGLLHEGGTATLGIGLHQAREQIVKVLHG; encoded by the coding sequence ATGCTGAAGAGGACGATCCGTCGTCAACCCCTGGAGCGCCTGCTGACGACTCGCGCCCAGCGGGCCCTGGACCTGGCCGGGCAGGAGGCCAGGGCTCAGGGCGTTGATCGGGTCACCGGCGATCACCTGCTGGCGGCCCTGGCACGCCTGGGTGAGGGTGTGGCCGTCACCACGCTCGGCAGCCTGGGCGTCGATCTCGCCCGCACACCCTCCCCGGCAGTCCACGCCGAGCTCGGACGCCTCACGGAGCTGGCCCGGCAGGAGGCGGCCGGGCTCGGGCACCGGTACGTCGGCACCGAGCACCTCCTGCTCGGCCTCCTCCACGAGGGTGGGACGGCGACCCTCGGCATCGGCCTGCACCAGGCCCGGGAGCAGATCGTCAAGGTCCTGCACGGGTGA
- a CDS encoding ABC transporter permease produces MGSLVLVVRLVLADVRRHRAQAAMLLLAVTIATATLALGLSLSGTSRTLYEQTRAATAGPDVVALSGDTGPAVTSALTELADAPEVAGHHGPYRIVYADLTTRGSVTSPVVVHGFAEQPGALNRPLVTSGHWVRSGGTVLERGFATALGIGVGDQVTIAGQPYPVVGIAVTAATSIYPWAAQIGPGGGPSDYTGLAWMTRQDARTLASSHDLPVTTAMDLKLRDPAATETFRDAHRHSDARINFHSWQFKAEQDAVILRGTQPILVLGSWLLSFLAITGVAALATGRAVQQTRRAGLLKAVGATPGLIGAVLLTEYLAVALLADVLGLLIARLTAPVVASPTASRIGDLGGPTGPVIAATTLLAVAVAVLSALRPTLRALRTATVTALADTAHRPRRRPWLTALSALLPTPFLLGLRLTIRRPGRAVLQACSTATTLIALTGLLSLSVQSSRGYGLNGSSAIPNLRDENAGHLLIAVSALLIALAVVNTITFTWTTATEARPSLAVARALGATPGQVSAGLSIAQLLPCLPGAVIGIPLGIAVFSAFSARNAVLAPFSTMLIAALATLLVTVALTALPARLAARRSVSQTLSAETT; encoded by the coding sequence ATGGGCTCCCTCGTGCTCGTCGTGCGCCTGGTGCTCGCCGACGTACGCCGGCATCGGGCCCAGGCCGCGATGCTCCTGCTCGCGGTGACCATCGCCACCGCCACGCTGGCCCTGGGCCTGTCCCTGAGCGGGACGAGCCGTACGCTGTACGAGCAGACCCGCGCGGCCACCGCGGGACCGGACGTGGTGGCGCTGTCCGGCGACACGGGCCCCGCCGTGACCTCGGCCCTGACCGAGCTGGCGGACGCTCCCGAGGTGGCCGGCCACCACGGCCCCTACCGCATCGTCTACGCCGACCTCACCACGCGCGGCTCCGTGACGTCCCCCGTGGTGGTGCACGGCTTCGCCGAGCAGCCCGGCGCGCTCAACCGGCCCCTGGTGACCTCGGGCCACTGGGTACGCTCGGGCGGCACCGTCCTCGAACGCGGCTTCGCCACCGCGCTGGGCATCGGCGTCGGCGACCAGGTCACCATCGCCGGCCAGCCGTACCCCGTCGTCGGGATCGCCGTCACCGCGGCCACCTCCATCTACCCATGGGCGGCCCAGATCGGCCCGGGCGGCGGCCCCAGCGACTACACCGGCCTGGCCTGGATGACCCGGCAGGACGCCCGCACGCTGGCCTCCTCCCACGATCTGCCGGTGACGACGGCCATGGACCTCAAGCTGCGCGACCCCGCCGCCACCGAGACCTTCCGCGACGCCCACCGCCACTCCGACGCCCGGATCAACTTCCACTCCTGGCAGTTCAAGGCCGAGCAGGACGCCGTCATCCTCAGGGGCACCCAGCCAATCCTGGTCCTCGGCAGCTGGCTGCTCAGCTTCCTGGCCATCACCGGCGTGGCGGCCCTGGCCACCGGCCGCGCCGTCCAGCAGACCCGGCGGGCCGGGCTGCTCAAGGCGGTCGGCGCCACCCCCGGTCTGATCGGCGCCGTCCTGCTCACGGAGTACCTGGCCGTGGCGCTGCTGGCCGACGTGCTGGGGCTGTTGATCGCGCGCCTGACCGCACCCGTCGTCGCCAGCCCCACCGCCAGCAGGATCGGCGACCTCGGCGGGCCGACCGGCCCCGTCATCGCCGCGACGACGCTCCTGGCCGTGGCGGTGGCGGTGCTGTCGGCACTGCGCCCCACCCTGCGGGCCCTGCGCACCGCGACCGTCACCGCGCTGGCCGACACCGCCCACCGCCCCCGCCGCCGCCCCTGGCTCACCGCGCTGTCCGCGCTGCTGCCCACGCCGTTCCTGCTCGGGCTGCGGCTGACCATCCGCCGTCCCGGGCGGGCCGTGCTGCAGGCGTGCTCCACCGCCACCACGCTGATCGCGCTCACCGGCCTGCTCTCCCTCTCCGTCCAGTCGTCGCGGGGCTACGGCCTGAACGGCTCCTCCGCCATTCCCAACCTGCGGGACGAGAACGCCGGCCACCTGCTGATCGCGGTCTCCGCCCTGCTGATCGCGCTGGCCGTCGTGAACACCATCACGTTCACCTGGACCACGGCGACGGAAGCCCGGCCGAGCCTGGCCGTCGCACGCGCCCTCGGCGCCACCCCCGGACAGGTCTCCGCGGGCCTGTCCATCGCCCAGCTCCTGCCCTGCCTGCCCGGCGCCGTCATCGGCATACCCCTGGGCATCGCGGTGTTCTCCGCCTTCAGCGCCAGGAACGCGGTCCTCGCGCCGTTCTCCACGATGCTCATCGCCGCACTCGCGACCCTCCTGGTGACGGTGGCGCTCACCGCCCTGCCCGCCCGCCTGGCCGCCCGCCGATCCGTGTCCCAGACCCTCAGCGCCGAGACCACCTGA
- a CDS encoding ABC transporter ATP-binding protein, whose protein sequence is MNEPNAVVRVRDLVKEHGQGESRVRAVDEVDLEVPEGQMLAVMGPSGCGKSTLLHLLGGLERPSRGEVWLAGRRIDDLSERALARMRRRSVGFIFQAFHLVEELSAAENVELPALLAGRSPRQARRRAGVLLERVGLTGRARHLPSELSGGQRQRVAIARALANEPRVVLADEPTGNLDSAATLDVLRIFEELRSAGQTLVIVTHDERVAATSDRLVSMRDGMFVDDTSLAGSHPRGLGGLIGLEG, encoded by the coding sequence GTGAACGAGCCGAATGCCGTGGTCCGGGTCCGCGACCTGGTGAAGGAGCACGGTCAAGGGGAGAGCCGGGTCCGGGCGGTCGACGAGGTCGATCTGGAGGTGCCCGAGGGGCAGATGCTGGCGGTGATGGGGCCGAGCGGCTGCGGGAAGTCGACCCTGCTGCACCTGCTCGGCGGCCTGGAGCGGCCGTCCCGCGGGGAGGTGTGGCTGGCCGGGCGGCGCATCGACGACCTGAGCGAGCGGGCTCTGGCACGCATGCGGCGCCGGTCCGTTGGGTTCATCTTCCAGGCGTTCCACCTGGTGGAGGAGCTGTCGGCGGCGGAGAACGTGGAGCTGCCCGCTCTGCTGGCCGGCCGTTCGCCGCGGCAGGCCAGGCGGCGGGCGGGCGTCCTGCTCGAACGGGTCGGGCTCACGGGCCGCGCCAGGCACCTGCCGTCCGAGCTGTCCGGCGGGCAGCGCCAGCGCGTCGCCATCGCCCGCGCGCTGGCCAACGAGCCGCGGGTGGTCCTGGCCGACGAGCCGACCGGCAACCTCGACAGCGCGGCCACCCTCGACGTGCTGAGGATCTTCGAGGAGCTGCGTTCCGCGGGTCAGACGCTGGTCATCGTGACGCACGACGAGCGGGTCGCGGCCACGTCGGATCGGCTGGTCTCGATGCGTGACGGGATGTTCGTCGACGACACGAGCCTGGCCGGCTCCCACCCGCGCGGGCTCGGCGGGCTGATCGGGCTGGAGGGCTGA
- a CDS encoding PadR family transcriptional regulator: protein MQDAVLAMLAKEPSHGYGLRARLRQSLGPLGDSMNPGQIYVTLSRLEKAGLVVCERADGLPERPDRKVYALTPAGQQRVAAWLAEVGWPKPDLAEFHLKLVAAAAARLADPLELVAAQRRELLRRVREAQQAILAEPAGSKAVLLLEGVVLRLQADLRWLEACERAWSGAGDPRADRRVEGV, encoded by the coding sequence GTGCAAGACGCAGTGCTGGCGATGCTCGCCAAGGAGCCGTCCCACGGGTACGGCCTGCGCGCCCGGCTGCGCCAGAGCCTGGGCCCGCTGGGCGACTCGATGAACCCCGGCCAGATCTACGTGACCCTGTCCCGGCTGGAGAAGGCCGGGCTCGTCGTCTGCGAGCGCGCTGACGGCCTCCCCGAGCGGCCGGACCGCAAGGTCTACGCGCTGACCCCGGCCGGCCAGCAGCGGGTGGCCGCGTGGCTGGCCGAGGTGGGCTGGCCCAAGCCGGACCTGGCGGAGTTCCATCTCAAGCTGGTCGCGGCGGCCGCCGCCCGGCTCGCCGACCCGCTGGAGCTCGTCGCGGCGCAGCGCCGAGAGCTGCTGCGCCGCGTGCGCGAGGCGCAGCAGGCGATCCTGGCCGAGCCGGCGGGCTCGAAGGCCGTGCTGCTGCTGGAAGGGGTCGTGCTGCGGCTGCAGGCGGACCTGCGCTGGCTGGAAGCCTGCGAACGAGCCTGGTCCGGCGCCGGCGACCCGCGAGCCGACCGCAGAGTTGAGGGCGTGTGA
- a CDS encoding TetR/AcrR family transcriptional regulator, translating to MSSQPPDLARANPSTAHGSDRELRADARRNRERVLRTAQQLFAAQGLGVSLDEIARRAGVGPGTVHRHFPTKEALYLAVATDQLWQLVAKAEELTATDDPAALFTLLSAMMAGGAENVAVKSALVAAEFDLRTAAPDVAAALTGQVAGLLERAHAAGTVRPDLTVEEVMALVAGAFAAIRHAGAETSRTRSAHLAQLILDGLRPSAGTPS from the coding sequence ATGTCCAGCCAGCCACCTGACCTAGCCCGAGCGAACCCGTCCACAGCTCACGGGAGCGACAGAGAGCTGCGGGCCGACGCGCGCCGCAATCGCGAGCGGGTGCTGCGCACGGCGCAGCAGTTGTTCGCGGCGCAGGGTCTCGGCGTCTCGCTCGACGAGATCGCCCGCCGCGCGGGCGTCGGCCCCGGAACCGTCCACCGGCACTTCCCGACGAAGGAAGCGCTCTACCTCGCCGTCGCGACCGACCAGCTCTGGCAACTGGTGGCCAAGGCGGAGGAGCTCACCGCTACGGACGATCCCGCGGCCCTGTTCACGCTGCTGTCCGCGATGATGGCCGGCGGCGCCGAGAACGTGGCGGTGAAGAGCGCGCTGGTGGCCGCCGAGTTCGACCTGCGCACCGCCGCCCCGGACGTCGCGGCGGCTCTCACGGGCCAGGTGGCGGGCCTGCTGGAACGCGCCCACGCGGCCGGCACCGTGCGCCCCGACCTCACCGTCGAGGAGGTCATGGCCCTGGTCGCCGGCGCCTTCGCCGCCATCCGCCACGCCGGTGCGGAGACCAGCCGTACGCGCTCGGCCCACCTCGCCCAGCTCATCCTCGACGGTCTGCGCCCCTCCGCCGGCACCCCGAGTTGA
- a CDS encoding nuclear transport factor 2 family protein, whose protein sequence is MTTREDVSALVQRMQECFNSRQFDQAADLHTPGFYSHPLGTPGFEAGKRAWQVLVARHPGIRVVAQDILVDGDKAAVRSTVEGITVPDGDTPPMLFEIFRIEDGRFAEMWGAGTGFPPEAGPEELLAG, encoded by the coding sequence ATGACCACCCGCGAGGACGTCAGCGCTCTGGTGCAGCGGATGCAGGAGTGCTTCAACAGCCGCCAGTTCGACCAGGCCGCCGACCTGCACACCCCCGGCTTCTACAGCCATCCGCTCGGCACCCCGGGCTTCGAGGCCGGGAAGAGGGCCTGGCAGGTACTCGTCGCCCGGCATCCCGGGATCCGCGTCGTCGCCCAGGACATCCTGGTGGACGGCGACAAGGCCGCCGTCCGCTCGACCGTCGAGGGCATCACCGTTCCGGACGGCGATACGCCGCCGATGCTGTTCGAGATCTTCCGCATCGAGGACGGCCGGTTCGCGGAGATGTGGGGGGCCGGCACGGGGTTCCCGCCCGAGGCCGGCCCCGAGGAGTTGCTCGCCGGGTGA
- a CDS encoding glycoside hydrolase domain-containing protein, translating to MDEMVLRAQRFINSVYGSVPGINKVAEDGITGWSTMYALTRCLQHQLGITTLSDNFGPTTMATLTAQWPSINRGTGAPANLVRIIQSGLYCKGYDGGEIDGIYNDRVSAGVSKLKADAGVGGLFAGDAMVPKLFKALLTMDAYVPVSGGAGDVRGVQQWLNGRYAHRPNFFIIPCDGHFSRDVQKALLKALQYEFGTPEAQVDGVFGPMTQAGLRANEVAVGSAGVFVQLFTGAMIFNRRNGVAFSSSFGSELQTQVRDFQSFVKLATTGRGDYQTWASLVVSHGDTTRRGTACDCVTEITTARAQALKAAGYAIVGRYLTNVPNTSLNKKIQPGELAVISGGGLRVFPIYQTYGGSVTYFNPAQGAADALAALDAARGYGFKRGTRIYFAVDFDALDSDVTSNIIPHFRAIKTRFGQYASEYQIGIYGPRNVCSRVAREGLTTASFVSDMSSGFSGNLGFPMPEDWAFDQISTITVGSGDGRIEIDNNIASGRDSGQNTFDAVSGGPKLDVAFDAANRGALIADLAAYLEGIGYPERPWQLSNADTVDRLLNHDGLFTGLARAFRIRKALLQAPAFFETRMSGPDDALAEAAVTNWYTYKIAYEAWEEAGKVGPEPTVPIPVQEDSSTGIGQIRAGSAISARNYCARQGITEEAVLDDSDWHVMWDVWKKLKNDNEYNISTIPLLHFWGAADIGVARPGLADSDDLTRRVIARYNGTGTEADQYGVEVLGIYRVFEKYNAPARNLS from the coding sequence ATGGACGAAATGGTGTTGCGCGCTCAGCGGTTCATCAATTCGGTCTATGGAAGCGTTCCCGGTATCAACAAGGTAGCTGAGGACGGCATCACCGGGTGGTCGACGATGTACGCCCTGACCCGCTGCCTGCAACACCAGCTGGGCATCACCACGCTGTCCGACAACTTCGGACCCACCACGATGGCGACTCTCACGGCGCAATGGCCGTCGATAAACCGCGGCACCGGCGCCCCGGCGAATCTGGTCCGCATCATCCAGTCCGGGCTGTACTGCAAGGGCTACGACGGCGGAGAAATCGATGGAATATACAATGATCGGGTCTCCGCCGGTGTCTCGAAACTGAAGGCGGACGCAGGCGTCGGTGGCCTGTTCGCCGGCGACGCCATGGTGCCCAAACTCTTCAAGGCACTCCTGACCATGGACGCTTATGTACCGGTGTCCGGCGGAGCCGGGGATGTCCGCGGCGTCCAGCAATGGCTGAACGGCCGCTACGCGCACCGGCCCAACTTCTTCATCATCCCGTGTGACGGACACTTCTCGCGCGATGTGCAGAAAGCGTTGCTCAAAGCGCTGCAGTACGAGTTCGGGACCCCCGAAGCGCAGGTGGACGGCGTCTTCGGCCCGATGACGCAGGCCGGTCTGCGAGCGAACGAGGTGGCCGTCGGGTCCGCAGGAGTGTTCGTCCAGCTCTTCACGGGCGCGATGATCTTCAATCGCAGGAACGGAGTGGCCTTCAGCAGTTCCTTCGGCTCGGAGTTGCAGACGCAGGTGCGTGACTTCCAGTCGTTCGTGAAACTCGCGACCACCGGCCGGGGAGATTATCAGACGTGGGCTTCGCTCGTGGTCAGCCATGGTGACACCACCCGGCGAGGAACAGCCTGTGACTGCGTGACGGAGATCACCACGGCCCGGGCGCAGGCTCTCAAGGCGGCCGGCTATGCGATCGTGGGCCGCTACCTCACGAACGTACCCAACACCTCGCTCAACAAGAAGATCCAGCCAGGAGAGCTCGCGGTCATCAGCGGCGGAGGCTTACGGGTCTTCCCCATCTACCAGACCTATGGTGGGTCGGTCACCTACTTCAACCCTGCGCAAGGTGCCGCCGACGCACTGGCCGCTCTTGACGCTGCCCGCGGCTACGGCTTCAAGCGGGGCACCAGGATCTACTTCGCTGTCGACTTCGACGCCCTGGACTCGGATGTCACGAGCAACATCATCCCTCACTTCCGCGCGATCAAAACGCGCTTCGGACAGTACGCCAGTGAATATCAAATCGGCATCTACGGGCCCAGGAACGTCTGTTCCCGCGTCGCACGGGAGGGCTTGACCACGGCCAGCTTCGTCTCCGACATGTCAAGTGGGTTCAGCGGCAATCTCGGCTTCCCCATGCCTGAGGACTGGGCCTTCGACCAGATCTCCACGATAACGGTGGGCAGCGGTGACGGCCGGATAGAGATCGACAACAACATCGCCTCGGGCCGGGACAGCGGGCAGAACACGTTCGACGCGGTCTCCGGCGGCCCGAAGCTGGACGTGGCGTTCGACGCCGCCAATCGAGGCGCCCTCATCGCCGACCTCGCTGCCTATCTCGAAGGCATCGGCTATCCGGAGAGGCCGTGGCAGCTCAGTAACGCCGACACCGTCGACAGACTGTTGAATCACGACGGGCTGTTCACCGGCCTGGCCCGGGCCTTCAGGATCCGCAAGGCACTCCTTCAGGCGCCGGCCTTCTTCGAGACGCGCATGTCCGGTCCCGATGATGCCTTGGCCGAGGCGGCGGTCACGAACTGGTACACCTACAAGATCGCCTATGAGGCCTGGGAGGAGGCCGGGAAGGTCGGCCCTGAACCCACGGTCCCCATTCCTGTTCAGGAGGACTCGAGCACGGGGATCGGGCAGATTCGAGCGGGCAGTGCGATCAGTGCGCGCAACTACTGCGCTCGTCAAGGAATAACGGAGGAAGCTGTTCTGGACGATTCGGACTGGCACGTGATGTGGGATGTGTGGAAAAAGCTCAAGAACGACAACGAGTACAACATCAGCACAATCCCGCTCCTGCATTTCTGGGGCGCGGCCGACATCGGTGTGGCCAGGCCTGGCCTGGCCGACAGTGATGATCTGACGCGCCGAGTCATCGCCCGCTACAACGGCACCGGCACCGAAGCCGACCAGTACGGGGTAGAAGTGCTCGGGATCTACCGGGTGTTCGAGAAGTACAATGCGCCCGCACGTAACCTGAGCTGA
- a CDS encoding M15 family metallopeptidase yields MEFQNQLEGTSASALSRRFFFRGAIGVIGAASASWAVSSPASASAAGAVATDSSRRSSVRYSANGWPVLVGENRAGRKVEQEEDLSWAPAWLISGSSANVTLRIGEVATVLLHVAARFHYEIGTLEDGDVVGYRPLGDTRLSAAESNHSSGTAIDIKPGWYPSGSRGGFFPQELAVIRDILDECEGVVQWGGDVDRAPAEGHFEIGVPPGDIRLVRVAEKIQGWNQKPGVGAGRR; encoded by the coding sequence GTGGAATTCCAGAATCAACTCGAGGGCACCTCGGCGTCAGCATTATCCCGGCGATTCTTCTTTCGCGGCGCCATCGGCGTGATAGGCGCGGCGTCGGCTTCCTGGGCAGTATCGAGTCCGGCGAGTGCGTCTGCGGCAGGCGCCGTGGCCACGGACTCGTCGCGGCGCTCGTCCGTCCGGTACAGCGCGAACGGGTGGCCCGTCCTCGTCGGCGAGAACCGCGCCGGCCGGAAGGTGGAGCAGGAAGAGGATCTGAGCTGGGCTCCCGCCTGGCTGATCAGCGGTAGCAGCGCGAACGTGACACTCCGGATCGGCGAGGTGGCGACGGTACTCCTCCACGTGGCCGCACGTTTCCACTACGAGATCGGCACGCTGGAGGACGGGGACGTGGTCGGGTACAGACCACTCGGTGACACGAGGCTGTCGGCCGCGGAGAGCAATCATTCTTCCGGGACTGCGATCGACATCAAACCCGGTTGGTATCCGTCAGGGTCGAGAGGCGGGTTCTTCCCGCAGGAACTGGCCGTGATCCGCGACATCCTGGACGAATGTGAGGGCGTGGTCCAGTGGGGCGGTGACGTCGATCGAGCTCCTGCGGAAGGGCACTTCGAGATCGGCGTTCCACCTGGCGACATCCGCTTGGTGAGGGTCGCAGAAAAGATTCAGGGTTGGAATCAGAAGCCAGGCGTGGGCGCGGGACGCAGATAG
- a CDS encoding AfsR/SARP family transcriptional regulator, protein MGPVEYWKGGRWHGITSRHCRSALAILLLARGRIVTREQFIDSMWDDEPPSTAAVIVRGAITKLRRWLPDGHRRIATRDPGYQLQLEENELDADRFLSLVEAARRALTEGNPHLARELAEQAMAMRHGPVLADVCAGDALTAESIHLDEYATLAEQVRTQAMLGCGQARWSIPDLRRNLALCPIDEKSAELLMNALIEVGKPAEALVEFDRIRSCLAQDLGVDPGPDLRNLHTRVLNHYLNAASTGE, encoded by the coding sequence TTGGGACCGGTCGAGTACTGGAAGGGCGGTCGCTGGCACGGGATCACCTCACGCCACTGCCGCTCCGCCCTGGCCATTCTGCTTCTCGCTCGCGGCAGGATCGTGACGAGAGAGCAGTTCATCGACAGCATGTGGGACGACGAACCACCATCCACCGCGGCCGTCATCGTGCGCGGCGCCATCACGAAGCTTCGTCGCTGGCTCCCCGACGGCCATCGCAGGATCGCCACTCGAGACCCCGGCTATCAGCTGCAACTGGAAGAGAACGAACTGGATGCGGATCGCTTCCTCTCTCTGGTCGAGGCCGCTAGGAGGGCCCTGACCGAAGGAAATCCGCACCTGGCACGAGAACTGGCCGAACAAGCCATGGCGATGCGGCACGGCCCGGTGCTGGCCGACGTGTGCGCCGGCGATGCGTTGACCGCCGAATCGATCCACCTGGACGAATACGCCACCCTGGCTGAACAGGTGCGGACGCAGGCCATGCTGGGGTGCGGGCAGGCCCGCTGGTCCATCCCGGATTTGCGCAGAAACCTGGCTCTGTGCCCCATCGACGAGAAGTCGGCCGAGCTCCTGATGAACGCCCTGATCGAGGTCGGCAAGCCGGCTGAGGCCCTGGTCGAGTTCGACCGCATCAGGAGCTGCCTCGCGCAGGACCTCGGTGTCGACCCCGGCCCCGACCTCCGCAACCTGCATACTCGCGTGCTCAACCACTATCTGAACGCTGCATCAACAGGCGAATAG
- a CDS encoding glutaredoxin domain-containing protein — MEDHGEEVVLYWRPMCTYCMKLRFSLLFTRLRHRKVNIWKDPDAAAFVRSVANGFETVPTVTVAGRPMVNPSRRELLDAVKTYAPHLLKGAGE; from the coding sequence ATGGAAGACCACGGTGAAGAGGTCGTCCTCTACTGGCGGCCGATGTGCACGTACTGCATGAAACTTCGCTTCAGCCTGCTTTTCACCCGCCTCCGCCACCGCAAGGTCAACATCTGGAAGGACCCGGACGCGGCCGCGTTCGTGCGGTCGGTGGCGAACGGCTTCGAGACCGTGCCGACCGTGACGGTGGCGGGCAGGCCGATGGTGAATCCGTCGCGACGCGAGCTCCTGGACGCCGTCAAGACGTACGCGCCGCACCTCCTGAAGGGGGCCGGCGAGTAA